GCAGTTGCCGAACCGCTATACGTCAGAATATCCTGATCCAGGATTCCGGTTTGATTGACCGCATCCGTAATCTTAACAGGATTTTTCATCAAAGTAACCGATGCCATTGAAGCGGCCTGTAAATTCCGGTAGCCCGAACGGACAATTTTAAACGGAATCTCGACATAATCTTCGCACTTGTTAAAGTAGTTACCATCTTTATCCATCAATAGAATTCCGGATTTATCACTCTTAAAGCCAATAACCCAAAGTCTGTTTACCAGTATAGATGCTCCCGGTGATGGGGCAGCAAGCGCCTGTGTTTCTATCGGTTCCAAAGGTGTTCCGGTTTTAATATATAGCTCATCGCCCAAGTGGAAAAACTTGGTTAAGTCGTTTTGAAAGTTGATTTTAAAATACGGTTTCCCTGTCGCAAGAATCGGAGTTCCGTCGTTATTAGGAGGAGGAGGACTTGTTACCGGAGTTTCAGCTCTTAAACTTCCCTCAAGACCGATATTAGTACTGGCTAATCCCATACCGTCATATTTCCAGTAGGCCGGATACGTTAGCGAATAGTACTGATCGCCGTATTCGTTAATCGTCTGATTGAGTATCACCTCACCGGAACTGGCATCCCATGCCAGGTTTTTAGTCGAAACGGTCGATCCTAAATCATACGCAATTTTCTCAACCATTATTCCGGTCTTATGAACGTGTTTTGTAGTAACAGCCGTTCGTAGTAAGTTTTCGTTATACGAATATTTAGGAAGTATAGTAGGAACAAATGCCGGGAAAATGGCAACTAAAAAGGCCGCTAAATTTCCGTCAAAACCAGCCAATTCCGATTCGGAATGACTTTCATTAAAATCATTCACCATATCATAATCCACACCCATTAGTTGTTTTTTTACCTCACCCTTTTCATTAATGGTTTGTATAGTATTATCCAGGGTACCATCTGCGGCTATGTTATATTTATATTCTACTTTCGAAATAGGTGAATTCTGCCCTTCGGCATATACTTCCTGTGATTTGATTTTTCCGTTCATGTCATTGGTTTCAATGGAATATCCCTGTGACATGGTTAGATGACTTCTTACAACAACATTCGCCAGTTGAACAACAATATTCATGATGTTACTTGGATCCGGAATATCATTTTTAATATCCGGGTCGGTGAATTCAACTTTTGTAGGGAAATCATACGAGGTGTAATGTCTGGTTATAACCATTCCGGTTGCGTGTCTTTCGACTTTTTTATTGCCATCTTTTCGAGGCAGGTTTTTTACCATTACCCGCGAATAGGTTACTCTTGGTGCCGGGAAGAAGTTTTCACCGAACGGTTTCTCTACATAATTATTTTCCTTTGGTGCCGAAATGTTTTGAGCATAGCTGCCATTTTTTGGATATAAGGGTTCTAAAAGTGCATTTTCTGAACTTCCGTTAGGTTCATAGGTTGCCACACCACTTGATCTTTTATGGTCATCATTATACGAATAGATTTGGCCGTATTCCATGTTGGACAAATCGGTGCCGCCGGATTGATTGTTATCTAGCATGGAGCCCCATTCGTCACTCAGTCGAATGGATTTAACGCGCAAACCACCGCCCAATTTTCTTCCTTTTGCATTTTCGAGTCGTATCCATGATTTATCGGTTTTGAACATTCGGGCACAGCCTTTGTTTTGAAGTGCTTTATTCGGACCGCTAAAAATTTCGCCAATGGCAGTGATACTTGCAACAAGGTCGTTAACAATGGATACAAAATTAGTGTTCGTTGCGTCTCCTCCGATACTATAGACAATCCGGTTTAAATAGGTTCTTCCAAAACCCCAACCGGTTTTAACAATAGGATTTACCTCTGCGTCTCCACTTGCACCATCACGGTTCAGGAATTTAAGCGGAATCGCCGCTATAGGACCATAGGTTTCATGGTTCAGGACATTTATTTTGATGTTTTGATTCTCATTTTCTTCTATCTCAAAATACCCGGAGACATAATCATATTGTGCATCATTCGCCGTCATGTTCATTAGGAAACGAAACTGAATCGCTTTATTATAATTTTCACCCAGATGCCGGTCAATAAACTGCTGCCTTGTTGTGATCGAATCGGCGGCATTCAGTTTTACATAAAGGTATTTTTTATGACCACTACCATCACCGTATAAGGTATTGGTTATATTATTCGATCCAGGGGTATTCGTTGTTCCTGCTCCAATAACCTTAAACATTTGCATTGCTCTTTTGTTTTGAACATATTGATAATCGTCACTTTCTGTTTCGATAGCAATAACTCCTCCCGATGGCAGCTGAACGGATTTTAAGGTCCAGGCACCGGTATTGTTATCTGCCAGCGTTTTGTCGCCCTGTTGCACAAAAGGATATTCGCTATTAGAAAGCGGTGTGTTAATATTACCGCTTCCGGCCGGGTTTACTTTGTAATTCCCCCAAATATCAAAACCTTTCGGATTGTATTCCGGGTTGTTAACAGGATCATTGTTTATGGTATAGTCGCTCGGTTTGTCTTTTGATTTCTCAAGTCCGTAATTAAATACATACGGTGTATATTTTCCCATATTGGAACTTCGGTAGGTGAAATAAACGCGTTTCAGGGTTAATTTTCCTTTTGTAGAAGCCAATGAGTTAGGCGTATTTTGACATAGCGAATAATCATAGTCAAAATGTGCCGTTTTAATAGGCTTGACAGCACCATCAATCCCGGGATCGAAAATTGCACCTGAGGCATTGGTTACTTCCGGTCTGGAATAAAGTCGGATGGACTTGATTCTTTTCATCCGCCCGGAACCGGCACCGCCATGTTCTCCACTAACACCTACAGCATCCTGACGGTCTTCTAAATCAAAGAAGGCTACATGGGTTTTCGTACTGATTTTATCCAGATACACCAGTTGTTTTGTTCCATAGATATAGGTTCCTTTCTGATCATCTTTATTAGAGATCAAACCCTCGTTATAATTGGCGGTATTGCTCTGAAAAGGAATGCGCCACTGATAGTTGTTAATGGTCGTATAATCAAATTTTGTAAATGTCCCCAAATCGTTTAGACTCGGCCCGTTACTGTCCACATCTTCATAATCTGCTGATAAAACTGAAGTGATTAAATAACTATGTGCATAAGCAGGAGTTGTTATTTTATTCAGGAATTTATCACTCACATTGGTGTTGTTACCTGCTGTCGTTCCGTTATAAGGCACCAAACCGGTCGTGTTGTTTCCGGGTTGTTTGGAAACATCAAAAGTAGCCTCCACTTTCTTAGTGTTATAGGCTGTCTTTCCATACACATAGGTAGAACCATCCGTTTGCAAAACTTTAATCCCGGCAGTATGATGCACCTTGGCACTGTCATTCTTGATCACAAAAGGATCGCCGGCTGTTTCTTCGGCGGTTACTTTATGGATAACCTGGTTTCTTAAATACCGTTTGGTTCTCTTGATTTTAGAGTTAATGGCATAGGACGAATTATTAAGTGTTTCATTATAATTGTTGGTTGTCATCCGGTTTCTGGTACTACCGCCCAAACCGATTCTCAGTGCTTTTGTCTGATGAATTTTATCAAAATAAATACTTTGCTCCGGATCTACAACGGTGCTTCCTACAAGTTTGTAGGTTACAGGTTCATAGCCTAAAGCTTTGGTGTCGTCACTACTTTCATTGAAATACTGCAACGCCGGATTGTTATTAACCCAACCGCCGGTGCTGCTGCTTGAAGGAGCAACTTTAAAGTCAATACCGCCATGTACTAAATTTCCAATTCCAAATTCGGCACCAAGACTTACCCCGACTCCATAATCTGAAACTCTATCGTTATACAGATAGCCTACTTGGGAACGATAAGGCCTGAACATTCCTGAAACACCTTGTCCTTCAATATTGTAAATGTCATAGGTGTAATTGGTTACCGGTAGAGCAGTTGTATTCTCTGTAACGGTTCTGTCGTTCTCCCGGTTAAAGTCCATTACACCGGCCTGCTTTCTTTTGTATTCCGTATTGTCATAACCGTATGCTTTCTCTGTTCGGTTTCGGTACTGAGAAGCAACCTTTTGATAGGAGCCATAGCCGGTCAGTTGTGCCTGAAACTCACCCAGGTAAAATTCACCACCAAAAGCGCCGTTAAAAGTGAAACTCGAATTTTCAAAACCAACTCTTTTACTCGGCGTATAGCTTTGATCGTTGAATGAAATGCTTCCGCCAACACCACCCCCTTTGGAGCTTGTAAAACTATAGCTGTTTCCCAGAATAGAGAAGGAAACGTTTTTAATACGCCTCACACTTGCAGATAAGTTCAGGTTTTCAACACCTTTTCTACTGCTAAATCCGAGTCCTATTCCTCCGGTACCTTTTAAGCTTTCTGAGCTGATTGCACTTGTTGCTTTTTCTTTTAATTTTTTAGATATACTAACAGAAGGATTAACACTTGCTCCTTCACTAACGGAACTTGAAAAATTTAATCCTACAGCTACATTTTCACTTAAAGCAAAGTTGGCGCCAAACGAAGGCTTAAAGGTAATTCCTTCGTAATTATTGTATTGAACACCAAGTCCTACACCGGGTCTGATCGCGTCATAACCCGCAAAGGCAGCATTAAAACCAAAATGAGTTCCAACGGTAATATTATCCCTCAGATCATTTTCATACTTAATTTTATCCCCATTAAAATCATCCGGTAAACCGCGTACTTGTCTCTCAATTTGTCCTACGTTTAAATTCCAGCCAAGACCTACCCATGAAGCTTCCTGATCGGTTGTGATACCGGCATTGTAGGATAAGTTTAAAGGATAGCCGCCTACATCCATAATCGGGATATTATAGTTAAAATCACCACTGGCCAAATCAACCATATCAGAAGTTCCGATAGGGGTAAAGGAGTTAAATTCAGGTTGCGACGGACCACTGGTCAAAGCATACATACGGATGGGCTGGGTGATTTCAACAAAAATCATTAACGTTAAGTACCAAGCCACAACTTTAGTGAATTTGCTGTTTCGGATTTGCTTTATCATAAGGCTATTTCTGTAAATGGATCTTTAAATTGGAATTTTAGGGTGCCTTTCTTAAAAAGGTTGTCTTTATAGAGAAGCTGAATTTTAGCGTTGGGGTCAATATTGGAGAAAAACAACATCACTTTTTGATAGGGTGTTATTTTATAACTTCTCTCAAACAATGCTCCCGAACAGGGGATAGTATCTTTTTGATTGATAACAACAGAAAAGTCGTTTTCAATTGAAAACGACATATATTTAACCCCATCTTCATAAGGGATTCCGGTAGTTTCGGGATCTAAAATGTCTTTTTCGTTTTCCTGCTCAAATGTAAATTCAATTACTCTTTCCCTTTTGTTGTCATTGTATAGGGAGTCTACAAGGAATAAATTGGCATTGCCTTTATCCTTTAATAGGTAATACTGAATAGGTACTTCGGTTGCTGTAAAATCGAATTGATCAACTTTTTGACTGTAAACTTTGGATTTCCATCCGATTTTTTCAAGATTGTAATAGCGTTCCCGGATTTCGGAATCGTCAGAACCGCTCTTTTTATCTTTAGCGCAAGATAAGAGCAGTAATAAGGAGCAGGCTGTAAAGAATGCTTTAACTATTTTCATGGCTTTAATGTATAGCTATTAGTTCTACCGGAGAACCATCAGCTATGATTGTTTTTTTTAGGCTTAAATATTTTGAATTTTCAACAGAGTTGAAAAGATCATACGGGGCGTATATGCGGCAAAAATATAATTTTTTTTATAAAGAACGTTTCTATATTATAGCAGATGTTTGTTTATAGATTAATAATAACAAAATTCTTAAAAAAAGGAAAACCCTTTTGAAAAACGTCCAAAAGGGTTTAATGAATATAATAATTGCAAGATAATGTTATCGCCATCCGCCGCCCAAAGCGCGGTACAATTCGATATCGGCTTCCAGCCTTGATTTTTTAAGAGCAGCCAGTTCCAGCTCACTCTGTAATAAATTACTTTGCGCCGTGATGACCTCTAAATAATTGGCCATACCGTTTTTAAATAGCATAGTCGCATTGCGGATTGCTTCCTGCAGCGTTTCCACACGGGAAGCAGCTATCTTATTTTGTGCATCCAGTTTGTCTATTTTTACCATGGCATCCGAAACTTCTGCAACAGCAGTCAGTACCGACTGGCGGAAACTGATAACCGTTTTTTCACGCTCCTTTTTGGAAATTTCATATTGCGTACGCAGTTTTTTATTGTTCAGCAAAGGCTGTGCAATACTTCCGGCAACAACGCCAAATAAAGAAGCCGGCATGGTAAACCAGTTGCTGGACTCAAAAGAATTTAAACCGCCGGTTGCCGTGATGGACAGGGACGGATATAAAGCTGCTTTTGAAAGACCCACTTTAGCATTGGCACTTTGTAAAGCCAGTTCCGCACTTTTCACATCCGGACGTTTGTTCACCAAAGTCGATGGAATTCCGGCTTTCAGATCTTCATGGGCAGCAATAGCCTGTAGCGTTGCTTTGCGGTCTATCGCTTTTGGAAAACTTCCGGTTAGCACACTCAACGCATTCTCCTGGATAACAATATTCTGTTCCAGTAACGGAATTAACTGAGCGGCAACCAAACGTTGCGATGCAGCCTGTTGTTTCGCTAGCGAAGTAACCTGTCCCGCTTCATATTGCAGGTTGATGATAAACAGCGTACTGTCATTCAGTGCCAGGTTCTGTTTGGCGATTTCCAGCTGGGCATCCAGCATCAGCAGGTTATAAAAACCTTTGGATACCGTTGCTACGATAGTGGTTTGCAATGCTTTTTTTACCTCTTCCGATTGTAAATACTGTGCCAGGGCACTTTTTTTCTGATTGCGGAGTTTACTCCAGATGTCTGCTTCCCAGGATAAATTGGCGGCAGCAGTAAAATCTTCAATATGATTTTTACCTAAAAACTGACTTAAACTCACCCCGTTCAAACTGTTCTCAGACGGATTGGTGGAATTGCCGGTTACCTGAAGATTCAGGGAAGGAATAGTATTCCATTTCGATTGCCTGAACTGTAGCTGGGCAATTTCGATATTCTTTTGTGCCAGTTGCAGCTCATTGTTTTTGGCAATCGCATTGTCAATCAGGCCTTGCAATGTTTTTTCGGTGAAAAAAGATTTCCATTCCAGATCACCTGCGGTGGTACTGTCGGTAGAAGCAACCCCTCTGTATTCAGAGGGAATTGCATCTTTTGGAGTCTCCACATTCCGGGAGACCTGACAGGAACTTAACGTTGCAATAAATAAAGATAAGGTGATATATTTTTTCATGTATTTTTTCATTTGATTAAACCGTTACCGCTTCTTCGTGTGGTACCGTTTCTGTTTTCTTGGTGGAAACTTTCTCGTGTAAATACTGGAAAACCACAAACAGCACAGGAATGATAAACAACCCTAATACAACTCCGGTAACCATACCGCCCGCAGCACCAATACTGATAGAGTGATTACCCATAGCCGATGGTCCTTTGGCACTCATCATCGGGATAATGCCAACCACAAAAGCCAGGGACGTCATGATAATCGGACGCAAACGGAGCTTCGCAGCTTCAATGGAAGAAGCGAGCAGCGACTTACCGGCTTTCCGGCGTTGTGAGGCAAACTCCACAATAAGGATGGCATTTTTGGCTAATAGACCAATAAGCATTACCAGGGCAACCTGTACATAAATATTGTTTTCAATACCGGCTATTCCGATAGCCGCAAATACACCAAACACTCCTGTCGGGATCGATAAGATTACCGCCAGCGGAAGAATGTAACTTTCATATTGTGCCGATAGCAGGAAATAGATAAACAATAAGGATAGTACAAAGATCACGGTCGACTGTCCTCCGGAAGAAAGCTCTTCCTTCGTCATGCCCGAAAACTCAAAAGCATATCCCGATGGCAGATGCTGTGCAGCAACTTCTTCTACCGCTCTAATGGCATCTCCGGAACTGAAGCCCGGTTTGGCAATCGCATTCACACCAATCGAATTAAAGAGATTGTAACGGGATGCTGTTTCCGGTCCGTAAACACGTTTTAGCTTTACAAGCGTATTGATCGGAACCATATTGCCCATTCTGTTTTTTACATAAATACCATTCATGGAAGACGCTTCCGTACGGGCCGACTTGTCAGCCTGAACCATTACCCGGTAATATTTTCCGAAACGGTTAAAGTCGGATGCCTGGGCACTACCAAAATAAGCCTGCATGGTCTGTAGGATATCTTTCGTATTCACGCTCAGTTGTTCCGCTTTGACATCGTCAACCTCCATGTCATATTGCGGATAATCGGCTTTAAACGAAGTAAAGGCAAAAGCAATTTCCTTACGCTTCATCAATTCCCCAAGGAATTTGTTGCCGACTTCGCTGAATTTGGTCAGACTGCCGCCGGTTTTATCCTGTAATACCAGGTCCAAACCGTCAACATTACTGAATCCCGGTACGGTAGGGAAGGTAAAGACAAAGAAATTAGCCCCTTTTATGGTTGATAATTTCTGACGTACCTCATCCATGATCGCATTGATATCTTTTACGGCACCACGCTCTTTAGCCGGTTTCAATAAAACGAAAGCAACACCCGATGACGGACTGGAAGACTGAGTAAGGATGTTAAATCCGGACAGTCCCATTAACGTCTTTTTAGACTCCATATTTTGAAGCAAACCTTCTGCCTCATGAATCACTTTGGTTGTTCTTTCTAAGGAAGCTCCTGCCGGCATGGATAAGGAAATGGCAATAAAGCCCTGATCTTCCGAAGGAATAAATCCGGTCGGCGTTCGCTGTACCATAAAAACAGTGGCAGCAATCACAACGGCAAGACCACCAAGGCTTAACCATCTGTGGCGGATCAGAAAACGGATACTGCCCAGGTATTTGTTGGTTAATTTGTCAAAACCCTGGTTGAAGCCGATAAAGAATTTCTCTTTAAAGGTTTTCTTCTCTTCCGTGGCATTTCCGTGGGAATGATTCTCTTTTAAGAATAAAGCTGCTAAAGCCGGACTTAGGGTCAAAGCATTAATAGCCGAAATAATGATGGCAATGGCTAACGTAAAGGCAAACTGACGGTAGAATACACCGGTTGAACCTTCCATAAAACCTACCGGTAAGAATACTGCCGACATTACCAGCGTAATCGAAATGATCGCTCCGGTAATTTCGCTCATGGCAGAAGTCGTAGCCGCTTTGGGCGGAAGGTGTTTGTGCTCCATTTTGGAATGCACCGCCTCGACCACAACGATCGCATCATCCACCACAATACCGATAGCCAGTACTAATGCAAACAACGTTAACAGGTTGATCGAGAATCCGAACAGGGACATAAAAAAGAATGTACCCAGGATCGCTACCGGAACCGCAATGGCCGGAATTAAAGTAGAGCGGAAATCCTGTAAGAAAAGGAAAACCACGATAAATACCAGTATAAAAGCTTCAATCAAAGTAGAAATTACCTGGTTTATGGATTGATCCAGGGAATCTTTGGTATTGTAAAGAATCAGGTATTTTACGCCTTTCGGGAAATCTTTGGAAACCTTTTGCATTAACTTGTCAATAGCGATCTGGATTTCATTGGCATTCGAACCGGCTAACTGCATCGAAGCAATATTAACACCCGGTTTACCATTCACGCGGGTAAAGTTTCCGTAAGTGTAAGCCCCGAATTCTATTTTAGCCACATCTTTTAATCGCAATACCGAACCGTCGGCATTGGAACGGATAATGATGTTTTCATATTCCGTTGGCTTGTTTAATTTTCCTTTGTATTTGATTACATATTCAAAAGATTCGGCGCTGCTTTCCCCGAATTTCCCCGGAGCTGCTTCCAGGTTTTTATCCTGGATTGCTGCCATTACCTCTTTTGGTGTCAGATTATAGGCAGCCATTTGTGTCGGATTCAGCCAGACACGCATGGAATAATCTTTATTACCACCAAAAATAATGGATTGTCCTACACCCGGAATACGTTTGATCTCCGGAATAATATTGATCTGGGCATAATTTGCCAGGAACGTCTGGTCGTATGTTTTTTCATCATCCGAATACAGGTCCACAACCATTAAAAGGCTGTTTTGTTGTTTGGCTGTAGTAATACCCGCCTGAACCACTTCGGCCGGAAGCTGACTTGTAGCCTGGGCTACACGATTCTGAACGTTTACAGCTGCCTGATCGGGATTGGTTCCCAGTTTGAAAAATACGGTAATCACGAGAGAACCGTCATTACTGGCGGTGGAACTCATATAACTCATGTTTTCCACTCCGTTGATGGATTCTTCCAGCGAAGGAGCCACCGAACGCAATACGGTTTCGGCATTCGCTCCCGGATATAAGGCGGTTACCTGAACCGCCGGCGGGGCAATATCCGGAAATTGTTGGAGCGGTAATTTTGTTAAGCCCAAAATACCCACCATTACCAATAGTATGGAGATGACAGTGGCCAGTACAGGTTTGTCAATGAATTTTTTAAACATAAATGTTGTTGGTTAGTTTTTAATTATTTCTGAGCAATTGCTTTTTTAGCCTTTTCAGGGTTGATCACAGTGCCTTCCTGTAAATTCTCAAATCCTTTGAAGACAATTCTGTCGCCCGATTTTATCCCGTTGGTAACCAGGTAGTCGGTACCGCTTTTTCCGGCAACAACAATAGGCTGTTTGCTTACTTTATTGGTTTTGTCCACTGTGAAAACATAGATTTTATCCTGAACTTCCATAGTCGCTTCCTGTGGAATCAGCAGTGCATCGCTGTGTTTCATATCCAGTTTGATTTTTCCGGTATTTCCGGAGCGAAGCAAACCTTTGGCATTAGGGAACGAAGCACGAAGGGTAATCGCACCGGTGTTTTTGTCAAACTGCCCGTCAACCATATCAATACGTCCTTTTTCGGAATAATCGGAATTGTCTGCCAGTACCAGTGTAACCGGAGGAAGATTGTTGATTTTCTCATTGATGGAATTTCCGGCATGCTGCGATTTGAAAGCAATAAAATCACTTTCTCCCAACGAGAAATATACGTGTACTTCGTGTACATCAGACAATTGTGTCAGTGCTTCCACATCGGCAGGGCCAACCAGGCTTCCTTGTTTTTTAGGTAACCTTCCCAGATATCCGCTCACCGGAGCTTTGATGGAAGTATAGCCCAGATTAATCTCGGCACTTCCTACCATCGCTTTGGCCTGGTTCACATTGGCTACGGCAATTTTATAACCGGCCTTAGCGGCTTTCAGCTGATAGTCGGAAACCACTTTGTTCTGAACCAGCGGCGTTAGTTTGTCTACTTCCAGTTGTGCGTTAATTACCGCTGCTTCTGCTGCATGCAGGCTTGCAAGGGCATTGTTTAGCTGCTCCCGGAAAGGCTGTTCGTTAATTTTAAAAAGCAATTGTCCTTTGGAAACAAAAGCGCCTTCATCTACAAACACCTTTTCCAGGTTTCCGGCCACCTGCGGACGGATCTCCACGTTTGTCGTACCCTGAATGGAAGCAGGATATTCCGATGAGGTAACAGCATTATTGGCATTAATGCTGATTACAGGTAACTCCGGTGCCGGCATGGCGGTATTCTCAGTTTTATTCCCACAGGCAAAAACTAAAAGTGAAGTTAAGCTTAGAATTAGTAGTCTCATAATGGTATTAAATTATTTAATGGTGTTAAGTGAAATTGAATAAAAAAAACAGTGCGTTGCATACTGTTTGCGTTTTACTATATTAAACTGTTTAACAGTGTTAAGTAATGTGTTTAAAAAAAACCGCGCTAGCGGATAGAACGGGTGATTCCAATAATGGCATCTTTTAATATTTGCTGGTTGATATCTGGTGGAAGCCCATTACCGACAATATTGATTGAGATTAAACCGTGTACTACTGAGAAATAAGTGTAATATTTTTGACAAACAGTATCTTCACCCGGATTGTTGTCTTTCATCAGCTCTTTAATAGGAGCTGTGAAAAGTTTGAAAGGTGTTTCCACTTCCGGATATTTACTCATCTGGCAGGTGGTCATTTCCACCCCAAACATTAACTGGTACATTTCCTTATTTGCAAATGCAAATTCCCAGTAAGCCAGCCACATGGCTTCCAGTTGATCGGCAGGATTGTCAAACTTGTCCCGTGCAGCAATTAAATCTTTGTT
This region of Flavobacterium inviolabile genomic DNA includes:
- a CDS encoding TetR/AcrR family transcriptional regulator, which produces MGSKDRILRQKEETRNNILDAACTIVKEEGWQGLSLRKIADAIEYTAPIIYEYFANKEAILQELTIKGYVVLNKDLIAARDKFDNPADQLEAMWLAYWEFAFANKEMYQLMFGVEMTTCQMSKYPEVETPFKLFTAPIKELMKDNNPGEDTVCQKYYTYFSVVHGLISINIVGNGLPPDINQQILKDAIIGITRSIR
- a CDS encoding efflux transporter outer membrane subunit — protein: MKKYITLSLFIATLSSCQVSRNVETPKDAIPSEYRGVASTDSTTAGDLEWKSFFTEKTLQGLIDNAIAKNNELQLAQKNIEIAQLQFRQSKWNTIPSLNLQVTGNSTNPSENSLNGVSLSQFLGKNHIEDFTAAANLSWEADIWSKLRNQKKSALAQYLQSEEVKKALQTTIVATVSKGFYNLLMLDAQLEIAKQNLALNDSTLFIINLQYEAGQVTSLAKQQAASQRLVAAQLIPLLEQNIVIQENALSVLTGSFPKAIDRKATLQAIAAHEDLKAGIPSTLVNKRPDVKSAELALQSANAKVGLSKAALYPSLSITATGGLNSFESSNWFTMPASLFGVVAGSIAQPLLNNKKLRTQYEISKKEREKTVISFRQSVLTAVAEVSDAMVKIDKLDAQNKIAASRVETLQEAIRNATMLFKNGMANYLEVITAQSNLLQSELELAALKKSRLEADIELYRALGGGWR
- a CDS encoding efflux RND transporter periplasmic adaptor subunit, translating into MRLLILSLTSLLVFACGNKTENTAMPAPELPVISINANNAVTSSEYPASIQGTTNVEIRPQVAGNLEKVFVDEGAFVSKGQLLFKINEQPFREQLNNALASLHAAEAAVINAQLEVDKLTPLVQNKVVSDYQLKAAKAGYKIAVANVNQAKAMVGSAEINLGYTSIKAPVSGYLGRLPKKQGSLVGPADVEALTQLSDVHEVHVYFSLGESDFIAFKSQHAGNSINEKINNLPPVTLVLADNSDYSEKGRIDMVDGQFDKNTGAITLRASFPNAKGLLRSGNTGKIKLDMKHSDALLIPQEATMEVQDKIYVFTVDKTNKVSKQPIVVAGKSGTDYLVTNGIKSGDRIVFKGFENLQEGTVINPEKAKKAIAQK
- a CDS encoding efflux RND transporter permease subunit, with amino-acid sequence MFKKFIDKPVLATVISILLVMVGILGLTKLPLQQFPDIAPPAVQVTALYPGANAETVLRSVAPSLEESINGVENMSYMSSTASNDGSLVITVFFKLGTNPDQAAVNVQNRVAQATSQLPAEVVQAGITTAKQQNSLLMVVDLYSDDEKTYDQTFLANYAQINIIPEIKRIPGVGQSIIFGGNKDYSMRVWLNPTQMAAYNLTPKEVMAAIQDKNLEAAPGKFGESSAESFEYVIKYKGKLNKPTEYENIIIRSNADGSVLRLKDVAKIEFGAYTYGNFTRVNGKPGVNIASMQLAGSNANEIQIAIDKLMQKVSKDFPKGVKYLILYNTKDSLDQSINQVISTLIEAFILVFIVVFLFLQDFRSTLIPAIAVPVAILGTFFFMSLFGFSINLLTLFALVLAIGIVVDDAIVVVEAVHSKMEHKHLPPKAATTSAMSEITGAIISITLVMSAVFLPVGFMEGSTGVFYRQFAFTLAIAIIISAINALTLSPALAALFLKENHSHGNATEEKKTFKEKFFIGFNQGFDKLTNKYLGSIRFLIRHRWLSLGGLAVVIAATVFMVQRTPTGFIPSEDQGFIAISLSMPAGASLERTTKVIHEAEGLLQNMESKKTLMGLSGFNILTQSSSPSSGVAFVLLKPAKERGAVKDINAIMDEVRQKLSTIKGANFFVFTFPTVPGFSNVDGLDLVLQDKTGGSLTKFSEVGNKFLGELMKRKEIAFAFTSFKADYPQYDMEVDDVKAEQLSVNTKDILQTMQAYFGSAQASDFNRFGKYYRVMVQADKSARTEASSMNGIYVKNRMGNMVPINTLVKLKRVYGPETASRYNLFNSIGVNAIAKPGFSSGDAIRAVEEVAAQHLPSGYAFEFSGMTKEELSSGGQSTVIFVLSLLFIYFLLSAQYESYILPLAVILSIPTGVFGVFAAIGIAGIENNIYVQVALVMLIGLLAKNAILIVEFASQRRKAGKSLLASSIEAAKLRLRPIIMTSLAFVVGIIPMMSAKGPSAMGNHSISIGAAGGMVTGVVLGLFIIPVLFVVFQYLHEKVSTKKTETVPHEEAVTV